One Desulfovibrio sp. genomic window carries:
- a CDS encoding cytidine 5'-phosphate N-acetylneuraminic acid synthetase — translation MKERCIVIPAIKKNAVIPDQLVKKLAGVTLVQRAINTARGVLPGEDIVVLTDSQEISLICERAGVGFRRNKDLRFTSLDIVSEMRVLLDELAQEYEHCIILRASCPLLTWVDVEHAWKKYREADADSLVTVKSVRQRIWNMHGEGLEGLLDDDAAPDEEKTLVVESRALIMLRLSCLANPKGSGRGRIIPYFLNDRAIEIQGYQDWWICERLLERRHVVFVVAGWPAIGMGHVFRALMLAHEISNHRVSFVCTRESELAVESIARRDYKIVRQGQEDLADTVLALRPDLVINDILNTTTAYMKRLTNAGVRCVNFEDEGPGASLARLVINALYEGKNTDRICCGPEFFCLRDEFVNAARNPFRPEVKTVLITFGGTDQHDCSRRVLDIIEPICRGYGIAIRLVAGPGYAHKEAMEEHLKKLDNPLVTFTWATNVMSRMMEGADLAICSAGRTVYELAHMCVPALVLATHEREARHTFARPRHGFAFVGIMDRVSDGRIRNTFLAMLKNPRRQRFWQRQADMDFTVNKGRVVRRMLGLLNERPQETER, via the coding sequence GTGAAAGAACGCTGTATTGTCATCCCCGCCATCAAGAAAAACGCCGTCATACCCGACCAGCTGGTGAAAAAACTCGCTGGCGTGACGCTGGTGCAGCGGGCCATCAATACGGCGCGGGGCGTTCTGCCCGGCGAAGACATCGTGGTGCTCACCGACAGTCAGGAGATATCCCTCATCTGTGAGCGCGCGGGAGTGGGCTTTCGCCGCAACAAGGATCTGCGCTTCACCTCGCTGGATATTGTCAGCGAAATGCGCGTGCTGCTGGACGAACTGGCGCAAGAGTACGAGCACTGCATCATCCTGCGCGCGTCCTGCCCCCTGCTGACCTGGGTGGATGTGGAGCACGCCTGGAAAAAGTACCGCGAGGCCGATGCAGACAGCCTTGTGACCGTCAAGAGCGTGCGGCAGCGCATCTGGAACATGCACGGCGAAGGGCTTGAGGGCCTGCTGGACGATGACGCCGCCCCGGATGAAGAAAAGACGCTGGTGGTCGAAAGCCGCGCGCTCATCATGCTGCGCCTGTCCTGCCTTGCAAATCCCAAAGGGTCGGGGCGGGGGCGCATCATCCCCTATTTTCTCAATGACAGGGCCATTGAAATTCAGGGCTATCAGGACTGGTGGATCTGCGAGCGCCTGCTGGAGCGGCGGCATGTGGTCTTTGTGGTGGCGGGCTGGCCTGCCATCGGCATGGGGCACGTGTTCCGGGCGCTCATGCTGGCGCACGAGATTTCCAACCACAGGGTAAGCTTTGTCTGCACGCGCGAAAGCGAGCTGGCGGTGGAAAGCATTGCCCGCCGGGATTACAAGATCGTGCGTCAGGGTCAGGAAGACCTGGCCGACACCGTGCTTGCCCTGCGCCCCGACCTTGTGATCAACGATATCCTCAATACCACCACGGCCTATATGAAGCGCCTCACCAATGCTGGCGTCCGCTGCGTGAACTTTGAGGACGAGGGCCCCGGCGCGTCGCTGGCCCGGCTGGTGATCAACGCCCTGTACGAGGGCAAGAATACGGACAGGATTTGCTGCGGGCCGGAATTTTTCTGCCTGCGCGACGAATTTGTGAACGCGGCGCGCAATCCCTTTCGCCCTGAAGTCAAAACCGTGCTCATAACCTTTGGCGGCACGGATCAGCACGACTGCTCGCGCCGGGTGCTGGACATCATCGAGCCCATCTGCCGTGGTTACGGCATTGCCATCCGTCTGGTGGCCGGGCCGGGATACGCCCATAAAGAAGCCATGGAAGAGCACCTCAAAAAGCTCGACAATCCCCTGGTCACCTTTACCTGGGCCACCAATGTCATGAGCCGCATGATGGAAGGGGCCGACCTTGCCATCTGCTCCGCCGGACGCACGGTCTACGAACTGGCCCACATGTGCGTGCCCGCCCTTGTGTTGGCCACGCACGAACGCGAGGCACGTCATACCTTTGCCCGCCCGCGCCACGGTTTTGCTTTTGTGGGCATAATGGATCGTGTGAGCGACGGCAGGATACGCAATACCTTTCTGGCCATGCTGAAGAATCCGCGCCGCCAACGCTTCTGGCAACGGCAGGCCGACATGGATTTCACCGTCAACAAGGGCCGTGTGGTGCGGCGCATGCTGGGACTTCTGAACGAACGCCCCCAGGAGACGGAACGCTAG
- a CDS encoding cytidylyltransferase domain-containing protein: MSSKGKVVAIVQARLGSSRLPLKSLLCLRDVPVIDWVTRRLGACERLDSIMVAVPDTPLDVVLLEHLRRRGIPCMAGPEDDVLARFCQAAQLADAGLVVRVCADNPLIWSGAVDRLVDFYRQGHWDYAYNHIPRNNLWPDGLGAEILSRELLDDMGRKATQPSQREHCLNYIWDNAADFRIGTFDPAEDWLRRPDLRLDMDRPDDFRRLALLPITPDMDARAIVDVCGTACGKDCN, encoded by the coding sequence ATGTCCAGTAAAGGCAAGGTTGTCGCCATCGTTCAGGCCCGGCTGGGCTCCAGCCGCCTGCCCCTGAAATCCCTGCTCTGCCTGCGTGATGTGCCGGTTATCGACTGGGTTACGCGCCGCCTTGGCGCATGCGAACGCCTGGATTCCATCATGGTGGCAGTGCCCGATACCCCGCTGGATGTGGTGCTGCTGGAACATTTGCGCCGTCGCGGCATACCCTGCATGGCAGGCCCGGAAGACGACGTGCTGGCGCGCTTCTGTCAGGCCGCCCAACTGGCGGACGCCGGTCTTGTGGTGCGCGTGTGCGCGGACAACCCGCTCATCTGGAGCGGAGCCGTGGACAGGCTGGTGGATTTTTACCGCCAGGGCCACTGGGATTACGCCTACAACCATATCCCGCGCAACAACCTCTGGCCCGATGGCCTCGGGGCCGAGATACTTTCGCGCGAACTTCTCGATGATATGGGCCGCAAGGCCACACAGCCCTCGCAGCGCGAACACTGCCTCAATTACATCTGGGATAATGCCGCCGATTTTCGCATCGGCACCTTTGACCCCGCTGAAGACTGGCTGCGCCGCCCCGATCTGCGGCTGGACATGGACAGGCCCGACGACTTCCGCCGTCTGGCGCTCCTGCCCATCACGCCCGATATGGACGCGCGCGCCATCGTGGACGTGTGTGGCACAGCCTGCGGGAAGGATTGCAATTAA